ACTTCCACTTCAGTGTCTACAGCCGCATCAAatgctgctaaaaataaaaaggtataaaACCACAGAATGATTAAGTCCAGTCCTGTCTGTAATGCTTAGGTAATCCTGCTTGAAAAGAGAGCAGATATAtgttgtgtttgtgttttctttgcataGGTATTCTTTTCCTTGCATGCACCTGGAGTTgccattttatttatgaaattaattatttgattTCATGGTATGCAACAGCAGAGAAATGCCAGGTAAGGTTGTAATTCATTTTTTGCATGGGAAACAGAATGACATCCACACTATTACCTGCTGAAActtcctccctgctcttcccaataaaaagcaaatggaCAAGTGAAAACCCAACCTCTTTCAATTCCTTAAACCCAGGGCTTGCTCCCTATGGCTTGAAAAGGGTGAAAACTTAAGACAGCGTGAATTTATTTAGGGACTTCTCTGTCAATCTGTTTAACATCAATTAATACTGAAGGCCGTCAGTATGGCAGAGATATGTGGAGGTACAAAACCTGcaagacaaattaaaaagaagttcAGGAAAACTGGGTAGCTACTGGGACTGAATAGTGGGAGAACAACTGAAAACCTTTGTCATCAAATCTGAATGTTTATGTTTCAGGTTTTAGCAGTCTGCTGCCACATCCGCAGCTACTAGGCAGTCATTAGCAAGTGATAAAGAATATAGGAATTAGCTGCTGGTATTGAGCCAAAATAGAAACATCTGCGTTCTTGAATTGCCTGTAGATTTACAAAATtttatgctgtctttttttcccaccctattactcaaaatgtatttaatgtcaCAAAGTGTGATGCTTTAGAGCTCACACAGGAGAAGAGATTGCCCACGAATGAAGATATATGTACTTTTTAATTACACCAGTAATGCTGAGTCCCAGCAAGCTTTTGGCAGGAAGGAGCTGAATTTGGTACCATGGGTGGATTCTGCTTCACTTGAGGGAGACCGTTTAAAGTTGCCATAGATTTGATTATCTCCGGATCATGGCCACAATTTATTCTGCAAGTTGGCTGTCATGGTATTAGATTCCAATTTATTTAACATAAGACAGATAACTTCATGTcttttaagtcttaaaaaaacaGCAGGATGTGGAAGAATGCAGCCAGtcttaaaaatctatttcatatttactttcattttgatTACTGCCTTTCCTAATTTAATTACAAGACATGGAAATGTAAATTACCATGATAGAAGTATGCTTACGAGTAAGTGTTTTATGATCACTAATTTACAGAGGTTGGTTTTATTCATACACATTCTGTATATTAATGACTGTTTGCATTCATCAGATCAGAATTTGTCAAGATACAGAAACTTTACAATCCTGCGTTTATGAAGCATAACTGCAGCATATATTCAGATGAACATAAAATTCTCTGTAATGTAGTCAGTTGAaaaaaatgtgctgctttctAAACCCCTGTTTtaggtgtttttcttttaatgtgcttATGGTACAGATTCCATTCTGTAGTTTAGTCTGAGTTATTTAACTGACCAAGATTTGATTTTGATTACATTAGAGAAGATGGTATTTATTCTGGATCTGTACAGGCATTCTTGGGAAGGTAACTGGGCCTGTTGTTCCTACAAAGGTGCAGGTTTTCCATCACCGGGATTTCCCCGTGCTGAGTCAGCTCtatgggaggaagaagagggagctCCCAAGCAGAGATCAGCGATCAGTGCATGCTTGGCAGTCGTCGCTAAATGGTGTTCTCTGGTAGACTCACATGGGATGAAGGAGGCGCGCATCTCTTTGGTAGTGAGCAAAAGCCTACCGAGGAGGCAACCGGCACAGATAAGTGGAACAGCTCCCACGGTCTTCCACCTTGCAGCTACCCATGTAACTCACCATTCACATTCggcaggagagacagagaaacagctGCGCACGTCCTAAAAGCAGGAGAAGGCTATACATCTTCTCCAAGTTATGCACGTTCTGCATGTTATTTTAATCTGAGTGTATTAACTTTATATATGGCAAGATATCTATAATGGGGTCAGCCATCTTGCTTCAAAGAGTACAGGATTTGATTCAATTTTTTCTCACTCCTTGGTCAAACACTTTTTGAAAGCCACTGACACCAGGAGGTGAACCGTGGTGGTTTTGAATAGACTTTGGATGGGCTGTGTGATCTATGCTGTTTGCAGATGTATAGAAAAGATATGTATATGGCGATATatacaagagaaatatttttccaggttCCCTGGAGCATGATTATTTGGAGCTGATGCAAAACACTAGTGTTCCCTTTCCAGCCTTTGAATCAGTCTAGTGTTTAATTAGCAACAATGactacaagaaaaagaacaacaccCAAATTATATAGTAGGGGTTGGTTTCTGGATAGTCTGTTCTACTTTTTTCACTGATCAGTGATTTGAGCTTGTTTCTTGTGTTTAAACAGGTCTTGAATCAGACCCTTCTAAAATTCACAGCACTGAAATAACCTTATAATGCTTCATGATCATTTTTAACTTGCACAGGAGGGAGTAAGCGCTGCATTCTCCATGCAGGCCTGCCAAGTGTTGCATATCTAGCATGATACTTTCCCATCTGGCACTCCAGTCATTCATTGCCACAGGTTGGCTTAGAGCTCATGAATTTGGATGTGCTGTAGGAAGAGGGCAGGCATTTGCACGCAGTTCCGCCTGTTAGGACAGGGTTGGGAGAGAACAGCtgaacaagaaaacagaagagcagctgtACACATGGAGGCTCACTGTCACCTCCCATTCCCTCTTCTAACAAATTGAGCCAAGCCACCCCCTGCAGTTATCCAGCACCTTCTGTTTATTCCACCCTTCTCACCAGAACAGCCACCATCATCtgccctttgacttcagtgatcTACAGCACCCACGGGCATCCctcaaaatgcttattttctgctttccctttcctccagcaTCTCTGGCAGCTCAAGGGTGGCTGCAGCTTTCAAAAGTCTCTGATCCCTCCATTACTGGGAGCATTACACACTACCTTCCAATTCAAGTTCTGCAACCCCACCTCACTGCTCTTGAAAGCCTGTCCCAACCTGATCTGCCAAGTGTTGTTCTGCTTCATGACCCACTTCTACCATTGCGCTCAGGCCAAGGGGATTTCACGTTAAAGCAAATATATCTGGTTATGTGCAAGGTGTTTGCTATTGTGACATTCAGTcattaaataatttctggaaCATAACACAGCTGCCAAAACACACAGCACACAGTCTGGCAACCATGGCCATGCCCGTTCAGTACCCACTGCTGGGTCTGTCGTTCAGGCTAGTTGAACAAGTGCACTGCGCTCCAAGGGGGCTGGAGGGAAGCAGAGCCTGGCACTAGGTTCTTTAT
The genomic region above belongs to Mycteria americana isolate JAX WOST 10 ecotype Jacksonville Zoo and Gardens chromosome 1, USCA_MyAme_1.0, whole genome shotgun sequence and contains:
- the CRADD gene encoding death domain-containing protein CRADD isoform X1, which produces MDARDKQLLRSLRLELCTEVLVDGVVIQYLYQEGILTDSHVQEIKSQTTSQRKTMMLLDILPTRGPKAFDVFLDSLQEFPWVKDKLMVKRKEMTVQDPAGAGFPSPGFPRAESALWEEEEGAPKQRSAISACLAVVAKWCSLVDSHGMKEARISLVVSKSLPRRQPAQISGTAPTVFHLAATHVTHHSHSAGETEKQLRTS